The following proteins come from a genomic window of Candidatus Francisella endociliophora:
- the pdxY gene encoding pyridoxal kinase — MLKQIPRVLSIQSHVAYGYAGNKAAVFPMQKLGIEVSPIYTVQLSNHTQYDYFNGSFFNSQDIQNVIDGLITNGFLAKHNAILSGYIGNLEIAKVIANTVKELKKSNHRSIYCCDPVFGDKYDDDDLGHIFASKDHPNIFLKHLLPLADIITPNLFELSILSDTKINSYNDIAKACYKLIEKTGNKDQIIIVTSVSFEKNKTGIAIYRRGNFSHIESQKYKVQPKVSGSGDITAAMFLSYILKGKSLDDTLKAVTICLDGIFKTTHELNTDELALIQAQEYII, encoded by the coding sequence ATGTTAAAACAAATTCCTAGAGTATTATCAATACAGTCTCACGTTGCTTATGGATATGCCGGTAATAAAGCTGCCGTATTTCCCATGCAAAAACTTGGCATTGAAGTTTCTCCCATATATACAGTACAATTGTCAAATCATACTCAGTATGATTATTTTAATGGTTCTTTTTTTAACTCTCAGGATATACAAAATGTCATTGATGGCTTGATTACTAATGGTTTTCTAGCAAAGCACAATGCAATTTTATCAGGATATATTGGTAATCTAGAAATAGCTAAAGTAATTGCAAACACAGTAAAAGAGTTAAAAAAAAGCAATCATCGCAGTATCTACTGCTGTGATCCAGTTTTTGGCGATAAATATGATGATGACGATCTTGGACACATATTCGCATCTAAAGACCATCCAAATATATTTCTTAAACATCTTTTACCTCTAGCTGATATTATTACACCTAATTTATTTGAACTTAGTATTTTAAGTGATACAAAAATTAATAGTTATAATGATATAGCCAAAGCCTGTTACAAGCTTATTGAGAAAACCGGTAACAAAGATCAAATAATAATCGTTACCAGTGTATCTTTTGAAAAAAATAAAACTGGTATCGCCATATATCGCAGAGGAAACTTTTCTCATATAGAATCACAAAAATATAAAGTACAACCTAAAGTTAGTGGTTCTGGTGATATTACCGCAGCAATGTTTTTAAGCTATATACTTAAAGGTAAAAGCCTAGATGATACTTTAAAGGCAGTTACTATCTGTTTAGATGGCATTTTTAAAACAACTCATGAGTTAAATACAGATGAGCTAGCACTTATCCAAGCACAGGAATACATAATATAA
- the cyoC gene encoding cytochrome o ubiquinol oxidase subunit III gives MSTVTADNHHHEHHFDGSKNVFGFWIYIMSDCVLFATLFAVFAVFHKHTFGGPGAQELFSLPYVFVETMLLLVSSFTFGLAMLNRNSDNINHVIKFLWVTFFLGLGFIIMEVHEFYELAMEGHTWASSAFLSSFFTLVGTHGLHVSMGLIWIVSMILQLKKHGMTPMAKTKLTYLGLFWHFLDIVWIFVFSIVYLLGAV, from the coding sequence ATGAGTACAGTAACTGCAGATAATCATCATCACGAACATCACTTTGATGGTTCTAAAAACGTATTTGGTTTTTGGATATACATCATGAGTGACTGTGTGCTTTTTGCAACACTATTTGCAGTGTTTGCAGTATTTCATAAGCACACTTTTGGTGGTCCAGGAGCTCAAGAGCTTTTTAGCCTGCCATACGTATTTGTTGAAACTATGCTTCTTTTAGTAAGTAGTTTCACGTTTGGTTTAGCTATGCTTAACCGTAATTCTGACAATATAAACCATGTAATCAAATTTTTATGGGTCACTTTCTTCTTGGGATTAGGATTCATAATCATGGAAGTGCATGAATTTTATGAGTTAGCGATGGAAGGCCATACTTGGGCTTCAAGTGCATTTTTGTCATCATTCTTTACACTTGTAGGAACTCATGGTTTACACGTATCTATGGGTCTTATCTGGATTGTGAGTATGATATTACAGCTTAAGAAGCATGGTATGACTCCGATGGCTAAAACAAAGCTTACTTATCTAGGCTTGTTCTGGCATTTCTTAGATATCGTATGGATATTTGTATTCTCAATAGTTTACTTATTAGGAGCGGTATAA
- the cyoE gene encoding heme o synthase, protein MSFKKYLQLAKPGIIFGNLITLTGGFLLATHREIGFEYLPLFFYVMLGVALMIASGCVFNNIYDKDIDSKMARTQKRPLVTGDISVIQATIYGSVLLILSCAVLYYLVNLLTLWIIIIGFIVYVGIYTVSKRITIHATVLGGISGAIPPVAGYTAVVNHLDYNALGLFLILFFWQIPHSFAIAMLYMDDYKKVKLPMLPLVKGVAYTKKIMLVYLVLFVISCALPTMLGTADLISFVICMLIAIFWLYKSARSYVQDEDRVYAKTVFKFSIIVITVICLTIG, encoded by the coding sequence ATGTCTTTTAAAAAATATCTTCAACTGGCTAAGCCAGGAATTATTTTTGGTAATCTAATTACTCTTACAGGCGGCTTTTTATTGGCTACTCATCGAGAGATAGGGTTTGAGTATTTACCTTTATTTTTTTATGTAATGCTTGGTGTTGCATTGATGATTGCATCTGGGTGTGTATTTAATAATATCTATGATAAAGATATTGATAGCAAAATGGCACGTACCCAGAAACGTCCTTTAGTCACAGGAGATATCTCTGTAATACAGGCAACTATTTATGGCTCAGTATTGTTGATACTTAGCTGCGCTGTTTTGTATTATCTTGTTAATCTTTTGACCTTATGGATTATTATAATTGGCTTTATTGTATATGTGGGTATTTATACAGTATCAAAACGCATTACAATCCATGCTACAGTGTTGGGTGGTATCTCAGGGGCTATCCCTCCAGTAGCTGGGTATACAGCAGTTGTTAATCATCTGGATTATAATGCTCTTGGATTATTTCTAATTTTGTTCTTTTGGCAGATACCTCATTCATTTGCTATAGCTATGTTATATATGGATGACTATAAGAAAGTTAAGCTTCCTATGTTGCCTTTAGTAAAAGGTGTAGCATATACAAAGAAAATAATGCTCGTATATTTAGTTTTATTTGTAATATCTTGTGCTTTACCAACAATGTTAGGTACAGCCGATTTGATATCATTTGTTATATGTATGTTAATAGCGATTTTTTGGCTATATAAGTCTGCTAGGTCATACGTGCAAGATGAAGATAGAGTCTATGCAAAAACAGTATTTAAATTTTCAATTATTGTAATCACAGTTATTTGCCTAACTATTGGATAA
- a CDS encoding DUF4381 domain-containing protein, giving the protein MQTNNNLLDQLKDIYLPERVSQWWPLAYGWWIVLAIIILAILVFLVLLHFRKKKKQYIDSIVNDLRSEVDNTYQQKPKEVLQQISVYLKRVAMQKFPNENVKTLHGEAWLEFLDSKLKQPNFVNTKANMLGNSYKPVELSKQELDEIMSVAEKWLRRML; this is encoded by the coding sequence ATGCAAACTAATAATAATCTTTTAGATCAATTAAAGGATATTTATTTGCCTGAAAGGGTTTCTCAATGGTGGCCTTTGGCTTATGGCTGGTGGATAGTTTTAGCAATTATAATTTTAGCTATACTTGTGTTTTTGGTGCTTTTGCATTTTAGAAAAAAGAAAAAACAATATATTGATTCAATAGTTAATGATCTTAGAAGTGAAGTTGACAATACATATCAGCAAAAGCCCAAAGAGGTTTTGCAACAGATTTCTGTTTATTTAAAAAGAGTTGCTATGCAGAAGTTTCCTAATGAAAATGTCAAAACCCTGCATGGAGAGGCGTGGTTAGAATTTTTGGATTCAAAATTAAAGCAACCAAATTTTGTAAATACAAAGGCAAATATGCTTGGCAATAGCTACAAGCCTGTTGAGTTATCTAAGCAAGAGTTAGATGAGATTATGAGCGTTGCTGAAAAGTGGTTAAGGAGAATGCTATGA
- the cyoA gene encoding ubiquinol oxidase subunit II, with protein MNWKKYLLILSSIIGLLSLSGCKGGVWNPMGVITAQEKHLLIFATVLMLFVVIPVIILTLLFAWKYRDGADSEYRPTWSHSNKLEIICWGVPFVIILVLAIVTWKTTHSLSPYKALESDKKPLEIDVVALNWKWMFIYPEQDIATVNYIEIPKDRPVNFKITSAAPMNSFFIPELAGQIYAMTGMTTQLHLIATNEGKYRGFSANYTGEGFAGMQFYTKVTSQNDFDNWVKEVKDGKHQDLTWDYFWSDLVKDSENNPVAYYSHVDKNLFGDIVMSYMMPNYKPGDMAEGMSGMHMHH; from the coding sequence ATGAACTGGAAAAAATACTTACTAATATTATCTAGTATTATCGGGTTACTATCTTTATCAGGTTGTAAAGGTGGTGTTTGGAATCCGATGGGAGTTATTACAGCACAAGAAAAGCACTTGTTGATATTTGCAACAGTGCTTATGCTTTTTGTTGTTATCCCAGTTATAATCTTGACTTTGTTGTTTGCTTGGAAGTATCGCGATGGTGCGGATTCTGAGTATCGTCCAACTTGGAGTCATAGTAACAAGCTAGAGATAATCTGTTGGGGTGTTCCATTTGTAATAATTCTAGTTTTAGCAATTGTTACTTGGAAGACTACTCACTCATTAAGCCCATATAAAGCTTTAGAATCTGATAAGAAGCCTCTTGAGATAGATGTGGTTGCGTTAAATTGGAAGTGGATGTTTATCTACCCAGAGCAAGACATTGCTACAGTTAACTATATTGAGATTCCAAAAGATCGTCCTGTTAACTTTAAGATCACTTCAGCAGCGCCTATGAACTCGTTCTTTATTCCTGAGTTGGCGGGTCAGATTTATGCAATGACTGGTATGACTACACAACTTCATTTGATTGCTACAAATGAAGGTAAGTATCGCGGTTTCTCTGCTAACTATACTGGTGAAGGTTTTGCTGGAATGCAATTCTATACAAAAGTAACTAGTCAAAATGATTTTGATAATTGGGTTAAAGAAGTTAAAGATGGTAAACATCAAGACTTAACATGGGATTACTTCTGGAGCGATCTTGTAAAAGATTCTGAAAACAATCCAGTAGCATACTATTCTCATGTGGATAAGAACTTATTTGGTGATATCGTGATGTCATATATGATGCCAAACTATAAGCCAGGCGATATGGCTGAAGGTATGTCTGGCATGCATATGCATCATTAG
- the cyoB gene encoding cytochrome o ubiquinol oxidase subunit I translates to MLEALIGKLSNPHLVFPYLYEPVSQQLIILGMFIGIVVAGVALVGGITYFKKWGYLWSEWFTTIDHKKIGTMYTIVALVMMFRGFVDAAMMRTQQALASGSSTGYLIPEHFDQIFTAHGVIMIFFVAMPLIFALMNWVIPLQIGARDVAFPYMNSLSFWLFVVGAMLINISLLVGDFAHAGWLAYPPFSETAYSPTVGTDYYIWGLQISGIGSLMTGINFFVTIIKMRCKGMTLMKMPIFTWASLCSVVLVIAAFPVLTVTLALLTLDRYFGTHFFTVSGGGDQMMYVNLIWIWGHPEVYILVLPMFGVYSEVAATFSKKPLFGYATMVWASVAITVLSFAVWLHHFFTMGASANVNAFFGIMTMIIAIPTGVKIFNWLFTMYKGRITFSTPMMWLVGFMIVFSVGGMTGVLLSVPGVDFQMHNSVFLIAHFHNVIIGGVVFGAFAGLTFWFPKIFGFKLNERLGKYSFWCWFIGFFVAFMPLYILGMMGMTRRLYHYDASTGYQSLLVLAWVGALIIGLGIFFQVLQIIVSIKQRDQNRVGADAWGYGRTLEWGIPSPVPFYNFSHDPVVEERDGYWDHKQKGLDVDNTPIDAPKKYEDIHMPRNTAVGVVIGAFSFVFGFAAVWHIWWLAIVGVVGIIGTVLYRSFDYDIDYYVKADEVKEVDSKYNEKGELHA, encoded by the coding sequence ATGCTAGAAGCATTGATTGGAAAACTAAGTAATCCACATTTGGTGTTTCCATACCTATATGAACCAGTAAGCCAACAGTTAATTATTCTGGGCATGTTTATTGGTATTGTAGTTGCAGGTGTGGCACTAGTTGGTGGTATTACATACTTTAAAAAATGGGGATACTTATGGAGTGAGTGGTTTACTACTATCGACCATAAGAAAATAGGAACAATGTATACTATCGTTGCGTTAGTTATGATGTTCCGTGGGTTTGTTGATGCTGCAATGATGAGAACTCAGCAAGCATTAGCATCTGGTAGTAGCACAGGTTATCTAATTCCTGAGCATTTTGACCAGATCTTTACAGCTCATGGTGTGATCATGATTTTCTTCGTTGCGATGCCATTGATCTTTGCCCTAATGAACTGGGTAATTCCTCTACAAATTGGTGCGCGTGATGTTGCATTCCCATACATGAACTCGTTGAGTTTTTGGTTGTTTGTAGTTGGTGCTATGCTTATAAATATTTCACTATTAGTTGGTGATTTTGCTCACGCTGGTTGGTTGGCTTATCCGCCATTCTCTGAGACGGCATATAGCCCAACTGTAGGGACAGACTATTATATATGGGGTCTACAAATATCAGGTATTGGTTCACTAATGACTGGTATTAACTTCTTCGTAACTATTATTAAGATGCGTTGTAAGGGTATGACTCTAATGAAGATGCCTATCTTTACTTGGGCTTCTTTATGTTCTGTTGTTCTTGTGATCGCAGCGTTCCCTGTATTGACAGTAACTTTAGCATTATTAACTTTAGATAGATATTTCGGTACTCATTTCTTCACTGTCTCTGGTGGTGGTGATCAAATGATGTATGTGAACCTTATTTGGATATGGGGACACCCAGAGGTATATATTCTTGTATTACCTATGTTTGGTGTGTATTCTGAAGTTGCTGCAACATTCTCGAAAAAGCCATTATTTGGTTACGCGACTATGGTTTGGGCAAGTGTAGCGATTACTGTATTATCTTTTGCAGTATGGCTACATCACTTCTTCACAATGGGAGCAAGTGCAAATGTGAATGCTTTCTTTGGAATTATGACGATGATTATCGCGATTCCAACAGGTGTTAAGATCTTTAACTGGTTATTTACTATGTACAAGGGTCGTATCACATTCTCAACTCCTATGATGTGGTTAGTTGGCTTTATGATAGTTTTCTCTGTCGGTGGTATGACAGGTGTATTATTATCTGTTCCAGGTGTTGACTTCCAGATGCATAACAGTGTATTCCTAATTGCTCACTTCCATAATGTAATTATTGGTGGTGTTGTGTTCGGTGCGTTTGCTGGTCTTACTTTTTGGTTCCCGAAAATATTTGGATTTAAACTAAATGAGCGTTTAGGTAAATATTCATTCTGGTGTTGGTTTATAGGTTTCTTTGTAGCATTTATGCCTTTATATATTTTAGGTATGATGGGTATGACAAGAAGACTATATCACTATGATGCATCTACAGGTTACCAATCGCTACTAGTTTTAGCTTGGGTTGGTGCGTTAATTATTGGTTTAGGTATCTTCTTTCAAGTATTACAAATTATTGTAAGTATTAAACAAAGAGATCAAAACCGTGTTGGTGCTGATGCTTGGGGATATGGACGTACTCTAGAGTGGGGCATACCATCTCCAGTTCCTTTCTATAACTTCTCTCACGATCCTGTTGTTGAAGAACGTGATGGATATTGGGATCATAAGCAAAAAGGTCTAGATGTTGATAATACTCCTATAGATGCACCTAAGAAATATGAAGATATTCATATGCCAAGAAATACTGCTGTTGGTGTCGTAATCGGTGCATTCAGCTTTGTATTTGGTTTTGCTGCTGTATGGCATATATGGTGGTTAGCTATCGTAGGCGTTGTGGGTATAATTGGTACAGTTCTATATAGATCATTTGACTATGATATTGACTACTATGTCAAAGCTGATGAAGTTAAAGAAGTTGATAGTAAATATAATGAGAAAGGGGAGTTACACGCATGA
- a CDS encoding radical SAM protein: protein MDRYSKITDVHKYKREIVLLKSRPCAYGKCTFCDYILDNSKDIDEINAINFEVLKKITGEFGILEIINSGNIFELPQATKNRIKEVVKEKNIQLLFVEAHWMYKDHLHKIKDLFETEIFIKTGLESFDTNFREKVLNKGFYHDSPDQLSQLFDSVCLLIGVQGQTKEIIKNDIEIAKKYFNHTTLNLYVNNSTSIKADENLKKWFLKEYKDLFDNLQFEILVDNTDFGVGD from the coding sequence ATGGATCGCTATAGCAAAATCACAGATGTTCATAAGTATAAAAGAGAGATTGTGTTACTAAAAAGCCGTCCATGTGCCTATGGCAAATGTACATTCTGTGACTACATATTAGATAACTCAAAAGACATTGACGAAATAAACGCTATAAATTTTGAAGTTCTAAAAAAAATTACTGGTGAGTTCGGTATATTAGAGATCATTAATTCGGGGAATATATTCGAACTTCCACAAGCAACCAAAAACCGTATCAAAGAAGTAGTTAAAGAAAAAAACATCCAATTGCTCTTTGTTGAAGCACACTGGATGTACAAAGATCATTTGCATAAAATCAAAGATCTTTTTGAGACAGAAATATTCATCAAAACAGGATTAGAGAGTTTTGATACGAATTTTAGAGAAAAAGTTCTTAACAAAGGCTTCTATCATGATTCACCGGATCAGCTGTCTCAACTTTTTGATTCAGTATGTCTATTAATTGGGGTGCAGGGACAAACAAAAGAGATTATCAAAAACGATATTGAAATAGCTAAAAAATATTTCAATCATACAACCTTAAACTTATATGTAAATAACTCCACATCAATTAAAGCAGATGAAAACTTAAAAAAATGGTTTCTAAAAGAGTACAAAGATCTTTTCGATAATCTTCAATTTGAAATACTAGTAGATAATACCGATTTTGGTGTTGGTGACTAG
- the lpxD gene encoding UDP-3-O-(3-hydroxymyristoyl)glucosamine N-acyltransferase has protein sequence MKYTLKEISEKIQAKTINKLNEEITVTGLNYAEFAKENDLTLIDKAEHIRFWKDSKACAAIVSKKISEEVAQINNKPIIVVENADLAMAKVLEMFAIPYPEQNGIHEKAVIDPTAKIGKNVSIGPGAYIGKNVEIGDNTIIYANVCIYNDTTIGTNCIIWPSVTIRDRTVIGHFCRLYSNCSIGTDGFGYRPSEDGKSIVRIPHIGNVVIGSFVDIGSNTCIDNAKYGSTIIGDYTKIDNLVQIGHNVIIGKGCMICGQAGISGSVNIGDGVIIAGNAGVKDHVNIGSGARVGGKAGVMHDIPAGESHMGYPAVEGRQLAKQWAAVRHLPETMKKLKALAKSLNIDL, from the coding sequence TTGAAATACACACTTAAAGAAATATCTGAAAAGATTCAAGCAAAAACAATCAATAAATTAAATGAAGAAATCACAGTTACTGGGCTAAACTACGCAGAATTCGCTAAAGAAAATGACCTAACTTTAATAGACAAAGCAGAACACATTAGATTCTGGAAAGATTCAAAAGCTTGTGCTGCAATAGTTAGTAAAAAAATTAGCGAAGAAGTAGCTCAAATAAATAATAAACCGATAATCGTAGTTGAAAATGCTGACCTGGCAATGGCAAAAGTATTAGAAATGTTTGCAATACCTTATCCAGAGCAAAATGGTATTCACGAAAAAGCTGTGATAGATCCGACTGCAAAAATAGGTAAAAATGTCTCTATTGGTCCTGGAGCCTATATTGGTAAAAATGTTGAAATTGGCGATAACACAATTATATATGCTAATGTCTGTATTTATAATGATACAACTATCGGTACTAATTGCATCATATGGCCAAGTGTTACTATTAGAGACAGAACCGTAATAGGACATTTCTGTAGACTATATTCAAATTGTTCGATTGGAACAGACGGCTTTGGCTACAGACCATCAGAAGATGGTAAAAGTATCGTAAGAATTCCCCATATTGGCAATGTTGTAATAGGTAGCTTTGTTGATATTGGCTCAAACACTTGTATCGATAACGCTAAATATGGTTCAACAATTATTGGCGACTATACCAAGATAGATAATTTAGTCCAGATTGGACATAATGTCATTATTGGTAAAGGTTGTATGATATGTGGTCAAGCTGGTATCAGTGGCTCTGTAAATATTGGTGATGGTGTAATTATTGCTGGTAATGCTGGAGTGAAAGACCATGTTAATATAGGTAGTGGAGCTCGTGTTGGTGGTAAAGCAGGAGTCATGCACGATATTCCAGCTGGAGAGAGCCATATGGGATATCCAGCGGTAGAAGGTCGTCAGCTAGCTAAACAATGGGCTGCTGTAAGGCATTTACCTGAGACAATGAAAAAACTCAAAGCTTTAGCAAAAAGCTTAAACATAGATCTATAG
- a CDS encoding DUF3568 family protein → MKKLKLISTSIIAISALTSCSNNASLSNDLNNTGDSIVRFVNGTFSAEIYNTSVQSVYNATLLTLNNNGIYTISNNTENDKSAEINGTYTVDKNFFNDSGKEKFNIQIINKQEGTVGIFIKLGKLGDKQASVDLLATIRSNLGM, encoded by the coding sequence ATGAAAAAGTTAAAACTTATTTCAACAAGCATTATTGCTATCTCAGCTTTAACTAGTTGTTCAAACAATGCCAGTCTATCTAATGATTTAAATAATACTGGAGATTCAATAGTTAGATTTGTAAATGGTACATTCTCGGCTGAAATATACAACACAAGTGTACAAAGCGTTTACAATGCCACACTACTTACACTTAACAACAATGGTATCTATACGATAAGCAACAATACAGAGAATGATAAATCTGCTGAAATAAATGGTACATATACTGTTGATAAGAACTTCTTTAATGATTCTGGTAAAGAAAAATTCAATATCCAAATAATAAACAAACAAGAAGGTACCGTAGGTATATTTATCAAACTAGGTAAACTAGGCGATAAACAAGCTTCTGTTGACTTACTTGCAACAATCAGAAGCAACTTAGGTATGTAA
- the cyoD gene encoding cytochrome o ubiquinol oxidase subunit IV — MAGLYDKDTGAAYGTHKSYIQGFVLSVVITTIAFILVGFKLLSPVALCVTVAVLAIVQLFVQLIYFLHLSTDSEARWNLISAVFAIIVVLIVVAGTIWIMFDLYTMMM, encoded by the coding sequence ATGGCTGGTTTATATGATAAAGATACAGGTGCTGCATACGGTACTCATAAAAGCTATATCCAAGGTTTCGTTTTATCAGTAGTTATTACTACTATAGCGTTTATATTGGTTGGATTTAAATTATTATCTCCAGTTGCTTTATGTGTAACAGTAGCAGTATTAGCAATAGTACAACTTTTTGTACAGTTAATTTATTTCTTACATTTGAGTACAGATTCAGAGGCACGTTGGAACTTAATAAGTGCAGTATTTGCTATTATTGTAGTTTTGATTGTGGTTGCTGGTACTATATGGATCATGTTTGATCTATATACAATGATGATGTAA
- a CDS encoding AAA family ATPase yields MSVYNQFEELLEFLNNRVVGQENLNKRLLIALLAGGHLLVEGAPGLAKTTAIKTLSESIDCSYHRVQFTPDLLPADLTGTEIYVPQQQSFEFQSGPLFHNLLLADEINRAPAKVQSALLEAMGEKQITVGKKTYPLSDLFMVMATQNPIEQEGTYPLPEAQLDRFMMFVKIEYPDPKTEAKILAISRGEALGHKIQHPNIHQDTIFRAQQEVLNVQVSEVIEQYIIELILATRDPSKYNQNIKKWISFGSSPRGTIALDRAARSHAWLSGHDYVSPSDIHAVIYEVLRHRILLTFEAEVDGVTTDDVITELLKVVPIP; encoded by the coding sequence GTGTCTGTATATAATCAATTTGAAGAATTATTAGAGTTTTTAAATAACCGAGTTGTTGGTCAAGAAAATCTAAATAAACGCTTGTTGATAGCTTTGTTAGCTGGAGGACATTTACTAGTTGAAGGTGCTCCAGGTTTAGCAAAAACTACAGCTATTAAAACACTATCTGAAAGTATAGATTGCTCATATCATAGAGTGCAATTTACCCCAGATCTTTTGCCAGCAGATTTGACAGGTACAGAGATATACGTACCACAACAACAGTCTTTTGAGTTTCAGTCAGGACCATTGTTTCATAACTTATTGTTGGCTGATGAGATAAACAGAGCTCCGGCTAAAGTACAATCTGCTTTGCTTGAGGCAATGGGAGAGAAGCAGATTACAGTTGGTAAGAAGACATATCCGTTATCTGACTTATTTATGGTAATGGCAACTCAAAACCCAATTGAGCAAGAGGGAACATACCCGCTTCCAGAGGCTCAGCTAGATAGGTTTATGATGTTTGTTAAAATTGAATATCCAGATCCAAAGACAGAGGCTAAAATTTTGGCAATAAGTCGTGGAGAAGCTCTTGGGCATAAAATACAACATCCAAATATTCATCAAGATACTATTTTTAGAGCGCAACAAGAGGTTTTGAATGTACAAGTTTCTGAAGTTATAGAACAGTATATAATTGAGCTAATTTTAGCTACAAGGGATCCATCTAAATATAATCAAAATATCAAAAAATGGATCTCCTTTGGCTCAAGTCCAAGGGGGACAATTGCTCTAGATAGAGCAGCAAGGTCACACGCTTGGTTAAGTGGTCATGATTATGTTTCACCTAGTGATATTCATGCTGTGATATATGAAGTTCTGCGTCATAGAATCCTACTGACATTTGAAGCTGAAGTTGATGGTGTAACAACTGATGATGTGATTACAGAGCTTCTCAAGGTTGTGCCGATACCATAG
- a CDS encoding DUF58 domain-containing protein, translated as MKSYKGIRPEIQELLEYRYKAKALKLFANQRVNTTNAGNNISKAKGRGMDFNEVRHYQAGDDIRLMHWALTARLGKPYTKVYHEERERNLYFVIDQNSTMNFGTRECFKSVKAANILALIGFGALEAHDKVGGVIFDDSGYNFYPAKQDKTSLVKMFNFVSNDEKEYQLSSEKKLAEALKFLYAKIRSNSVIVVVSDFSSFDEQAKQYLKLLSGKNAVINIFNYDPIEKELPALDTYYFSDGKNKLALDAASKEQSTIYKNLYEDRYATIKEFSRKNKTGFIEVATNDDLVKAINYGIASYAN; from the coding sequence ATGAAAAGCTATAAAGGTATAAGGCCCGAAATACAAGAGCTTTTAGAGTATCGTTATAAGGCAAAAGCGCTTAAACTATTTGCTAACCAACGCGTCAATACGACTAATGCCGGGAATAATATTTCCAAAGCAAAAGGTCGTGGTATGGATTTTAACGAGGTTAGACATTATCAGGCTGGTGATGATATTCGCTTAATGCATTGGGCTTTGACAGCGCGACTTGGTAAACCATATACAAAAGTCTATCATGAAGAAAGAGAGCGAAACTTGTACTTTGTGATAGATCAAAATAGTACTATGAACTTTGGTACAAGAGAATGTTTCAAAAGTGTCAAAGCTGCAAATATTTTAGCGTTAATTGGTTTTGGGGCATTAGAAGCTCATGATAAAGTTGGTGGAGTTATCTTTGATGATAGTGGTTATAACTTTTATCCAGCTAAGCAAGATAAAACCTCGCTAGTTAAAATGTTTAACTTTGTCTCAAATGATGAAAAAGAGTATCAGCTGTCTTCTGAAAAAAAGTTAGCAGAAGCTTTGAAATTTCTTTATGCAAAAATTCGTAGTAATAGTGTAATTGTCGTAGTTAGTGATTTTAGTAGTTTTGATGAGCAAGCTAAACAGTATCTGAAGCTTTTAAGCGGTAAAAATGCTGTGATTAATATCTTTAACTATGATCCTATAGAAAAAGAGCTTCCAGCTTTGGATACTTACTATTTTAGTGATGGCAAAAATAAACTAGCTCTCGATGCTGCAAGTAAAGAGCAAAGTACGATCTATAAAAATTTGTATGAAGATAGGTATGCAACTATCAAAGAGTTTTCACGCAAAAACAAAACTGGTTTTATAGAAGTCGCGACAAATGATGATCTAGTTAAAGCAATAAATTATGGGATAGCTAGTTATGCAAACTAA